The Impatiens glandulifera chromosome 3, dImpGla2.1, whole genome shotgun sequence genome contains a region encoding:
- the LOC124928869 gene encoding glutamate receptor 2.7-like: MGAVINVDVGVILDMETDQGKMGLTCISMAMSDFYANINNNSHSKYHKTRISLHVRDSKGTVLAASAAALDLLKNVEVEAIIGPPTSMQADFVINMGEDAHVPIVSFSATSTFLSSLRSEYFVRATLNDSSQVDAIASLIHSFGWREVVPIYVDNAFGAGILPFLANALQKVDARISHRSFIHPLASDDEILVELYKLMMMQTRVFIVHMDHMLGFRLFNKAKEIGMMNEGYVWITTNGITNTLSIINPSNLVEIDSMHGVLGIKPHIPRTRRLEDFISRWKSEARKNNLDDRNLNTIGLWAYDAATALAIAVEKSYKDNSTFKEIRGLNSSGTNDLETIEISQMGKFINQELSRTKFKGISGDFHIMNGELQSSSFQIVNFIDDLGERGIGFWTPTNGISKDLKDNHQVNSNTKLKSVIWPGEGRSTPKGWGIPSGGKPLKVGVPVNEGSGDFVKVTIENDTNVTKVTGYCIDVFDAVMARMPYYVSYEYHPFMGSNGMAIGDYDDLVYQVFLGNFDVVVGDVTIVANRSLYVDFTLPYMESGVSMIMPYKDKKTKNPLAFLKPLTWDLWVTSGCFFIFVGFVIWILEHRSNDDFGGSRLHQVSTSFWFSFSIMFLAHSNRLIPLLTYLYIHFQFNLFSMTCMACVGEQVVSNLARLVVIIWCFVVLILTQSYTASLTSLLTVQQLVPSVTNVNDLILKGYSVGYPEGTFLLRFLKHMGFKDSQLKTYNSMEELDVEFSNKRIVAAFDESPYLKQFIGKYCSKYTMESISRTGGFGFAFPKGSPLVADVSMEILNVIEGDQKIEKLEKAMFMGGKNCPHDQDPKVDSNRLSLGSFWALFLIVGVASSFAIIIFLAMLIFEHRHFLMRYDLKSWLKRMKNKEKKNHKDNMDLHQIEGDRHDDIGDVQEPVGNVTFTPSPGAPFIPSRSSISEDMDFVIASGREREAYSTFEPGPNSFGHEIQLQEIMEAFDRQGMHDIQELTLRIYDQRQQY; this comes from the exons ATGGGTGCAGTAATTAACGTAGACGTGGGAGTGATTTTGGACATGGAAACCGACCAAGGAAAGATGGGTCTTACCTGCATTTCCATGGCCATGTCCGATTTCTACgctaatattaataataattctcattcAAAATATCACAAAACCAGAATTTCCCTCCATGTTAGAGACTCCAAAGGAACCGTTCTTGCTGCTTCTGCTGCAG CTTTGGACCTTTTAAAAAATGTGGAAGTAGAAGCCATCATAGGGCCTCCAACCTCAATGCAAGCTGACTTTGTCATTAACATGGGGGAAGATGCTCACGTTCCGATTGTTTCTTTTTCGGCTACAAGTACGTTTCTCTCTTCCCTTCGTAGCGAATACTTTGTTCGTGCCACATTGAATGACTCGAGTCAAGTTGATGCTATTGCATCTCTTATTCATTCATTCGGGTGGCGAGAAGTCGTTCCCATTTACGTGGACAATGCATTTGGAGCAGGTATCTTGCCATTTCTTGCCAATGCCTTGCAAAAGGTTGATGCTCGTATTTCTCATAGAAGTTTCATTCATCCTTTAGCTAGCGATGACGAGATATTAGTTGAGCTTTATAAGCTTATGATGATGCAAACTAGGGTCTTTATTGTACATATGGACCACATGCTAGGCTTTAGATTATTTAACAAGGCCAAAGAGATTGGGATGATGAATGAAGGATATGTTTGGATCACAACCAATGGAATAACAAATACATTAAGTATAATCAACCCTTCTAACTTAGTCGAGATAGACTCAATGCACGGTGTTCTTGGAATAAAACCTCACATTCCAAGAACAAGACGGCTAGAAGATTTTATATCTCGATGGAAGAGTGAAGCCCGAAAAAATAACTTAGATGATAGAAATCTAAATACTATTGGGTTATGGGCGTATGATGCTGCAACTGCACTTGCTATTGCAGTAGAAAAATCTTATAAAGATAACTCAACCTTTAAGGAGATTAGGGGATTAAACTCAAGTGGTACGAATGATCTCGAGACTATTGAAATTTCTCAAATGGGAAAATTCATTAATCAAGAATTATCGAGAACTAAGTTTAAAGGCATTAGTGGAGATTTTCATATCATGAATGGGGAGCTACAATCATCCTCCTTCCAAATTGTAAACTTTATTGATGATCTTGGTGAAAGAGGTATCGGATTTTGGACACCAACAAATGGGATATCGAAAGATTTGAAAGATAACCACCAAGTGAATTCCAATACCAAACTAAAATCTGTCATTTGGCCCGGCGAAGGTCGATCGACTCCGAAGGGCTGGGGTATTCCGTCGGGAGGAAAACCATTGAAGGTTGGAGTGCCCGTGAATGAAGGATCTGGAGACTTTGTGAAAGTTACAATAGAAAATGATACAAATGTGACCAAGGTTACTGGCTATTGTATTGATGTATTTGATGCTGTGATGGCTAGAATGCCATATTATGTTTCTTACGAGTACCACCCTTTTATGGGTAGCAATGGGATGGCCATAGGTGACTACGATGACTTGGTATATCAAGTTTTTCTTGGG AATTTTGACGTTGTGGTTGGAGATGTGACGATAGTAGCAAATAGATCTTTGTACGTGGATTTCACATTACCATACATGGAGTCAGGGGTTTCGATGATCATGCCCTACAAGGACAAGAAAACTAAAAACCCTTTGGCTTTCTTGAAGCCATTAACATGGGATCTATGGGTCACTAGTGGATGTTTCTTCATATTCGTTGGATTCGTGATTTGGATTCTTGAGCATAGATCTAATGACGATTTTGGGGGCTCTCGACTTCATCAAGTCAGCACTAGCTTTTGGTTCTCCTTCTCTATAATGTTCCTTGCACATAGTAATAGATTAATTCCTCTcctaacttatttatatattcattttcagTTTAACTTATTCTCAATGACATGCATGGCATGTGTAGGGGAACAGGTGGTTAGCAATTTGGCTAGACTAGTGGTGATCATATGGTGCTTTGTGGTTCTAATTTTGACACAAAGTTACACGGCTAGCTTGACGTCGTTATTGACGGTTCAACAACTCGTGCCATCGGTTACAAACGTAAATGATCTTATCCTTAAAGGATATAGTGTTGGATATCCTGAAGGAACATTTCTTTTGAGGTTCCTTAAACATATGGGTTTTAAGGATTCTCAACTTAAGACATACAACTCGATGGAAGAATTGGATGTCGAGTTCTCGAACAAAAGAATTGTGGCTGCTTTTGACGAAAGCCCTTATTTGAAGCAATTTATTGGGAAGTACTGCTCAAAGTATACCATGGAGTCTATTTCTAGGACAGGAGGCTTTGGATTT GCTTTCCCGAAAGGATCACCATTGGTAGCCGATGTTTCAATGGAGATTTTAAATGTAATTGAAGGAGATCAAAAGATTGAGAAGCTGGAAAAGGCAATGTTTATGGGTGGAAAAAACTGTCCACATGATCAAGATCCGAAGGTAGATTCAAATAGACTTAGTCTCGGGAGTTTTTGGGCATTGTTTCTCATTGTTGGCGTTGCTTCTTCCTTCGCTATAATTATATTCCTCGCCATGTTAATCTTCGAGCACAGACATTTCTTGATGCGATACGATCTCAAGTCTTGGCTCAAGAGAATGAAAAACAAGGAAAAGAAAAATCACAAAGACAATATGGATCTTCACCAAATTGAAGGCGATCGTCATGATGATATTGGAGATGTACAAGAACCTGTTGGTAATGTAACATTCACACCATCCCCGGGTGCTCCCTTCATTCCTAGCCGGTCTAGTATTTCCGAAGATATGGACTTTGTCATTGCGAGTGGAAGAGAACGCGAAGCTTATTCAACCTTCGAGCCCGGGCCAAACTCGTTTGGTCATGAAATCCAATTACAAGAGATAATGGAAGCTTTTGATAGACAAGGCATGCATGATATTCAAGAACTTACCCTAAGGATATATGATCAAAGGCAACAATATtga
- the LOC124932329 gene encoding glutamate receptor 2.7-like: METDQGKMGLTCISMAMSDFYSNIIYNSHSKYHKTRISLHVRDSKGTVLAASAAALDLLKNVGVEAIIGPPTSMQADFLINLGEIAQVPILSFSATSTFLSSLRSDYFFRATFNDSTQVDAIASLIHSFGWREVVPIYVDNEFGAAILPFLANALQNVDVRISHRTSIHPLASDDEILIELYKLMTMQTRVFIVHMDHKLGFRLFNKAKQIGMMNEGYAWITTNGITNSLSIIDPSNLVGMDSMHGVLGIKPHVPRTRRLKDFVSRWKNEARKSNLDDTNLNIFRLWAYDAATALAIVVEKAYQINSVAGKTRGLNITTNLNSSGTNDLETIGVSQMGKYISQELSRTRFRGIGGDFHIINGELQSSAFQIVNFIDDLRERGIGFWTPTNGISRQLENNSRVNSNTKLLKPVIWPGEGRSKPRGWDIPLKGKRLRVGVPVNEGDGDLVKVIREENTNVTKVTGYCIDVFDAVMARMPYYVPYDYIPFENPSGKAIGNYNDLVYQVFLGNYDVVVGDVTILANRSLYVDFTLPYMESRVMMIMPYMDKKTKNPLAFLKPLTWDLWVTSGCFFIFVGFVIWILEHRSNGDFGGSQLRQVSTSFWFSFSIMFLTHREQVVSNLARLVVIIWCFVVLILTQSYTASLTSWMTVQQLEPSITDVQDLINRGQSVGYPKGSFVLTYLTHMGFKDSQLKMYKSTEELDAIFSNKSILAAFDESPYLKQFVLKYCSKYIMDMRPISMTGGFGFGFPKGSPLVPDVSREILNVIENDQKIEKLEKALFKDCQHQDSKVDSNRLSLGNFWALFLIVGVASSFAVIIFLAMLIYEHRHFLMQYDLKSWLKRMKYKGKKTHKDNMDLHQIENDHHDDIGEVLAPVGNVTFTPSPGAPFIPSRSSISEDMDFVDTSGRERETYSTFVPGPSSFGHEIQLQEIIEVQNQDRQGLADIQELTLRIH; the protein is encoded by the exons ATGGAAACCGACCAAGGAAAGATGGGTCTTACCTGCATTTCCATGGCCATGTCCGATTTCtactcaaatattatttacaattcTCATTCAAAATATCACAAAACCAGAATTTCCCTCCATGTTAGAGACTCCAAAGGAACCGTTCTTGCTGCTTCTGCTGCAG cTTTGGACCTTTTGAAAAACGTGGGAGTAGAAGCCATCATAGGGCCTCCAACCTCAATGCAAGCTGACTTTCTCATTAATTTGGGGGAAATTGCTCAAGTTCCGATTCTATCTTTTTCGGCTACAAGTACGTTTCTCTCTTCCCTTCGAAGCGATTACTTTTTTCGTGCCACATTCAATGACTCGACTCAAGTTGATGCTATTGCATCTCTTATTCATTCCTTTGGGTGGCGAGAAGTAGTTCCCATTTACGTGGACAATGAATTTGGAGCAGCTATCTTGCCATTTCTTGCCAATGCCTTGCAAAATGTTGATGTTAGAATTTCTCATAGAACTTCTATTCATCCTTTAGCTAGCGATGACGAGATATTAATCGAGCTTTATAAGCTTATGACGATGCAAACTAGGGTTTTCATTGTACATATGGACCACAAGCTTGGTTTTCGATTATTCAACAAGGCCAAACAGATTGGGATGATGAATGAAGGATATGCCTGGATCACAACCAATGGAATAACAAATTCGTTAAGTATAATCGACCCTTCTAACTTAGTCGGGATGGACTCAATGCACGGGGTTCTTGGAATAAAACCTCACGTTCCCAGAACAAGGCGACTAAAAGATTTCGTATCCAGATGGAAGAATGAAGCCCGGAAAAGTAACTTAGATGATacaaatctaaatattttcaGGTTATGGGCGTATGATGCTGCAACTGCACTTGCGATTGTCGTCGAAAAGGCCTATCAGATTAACTCAGTTGCTGGGAAAACGAGAGGACTAAACATTACAACAAACTTAAACTCAAGCGGTACGAATGATCTTGAGACAATTGGAGTTTCTCAAATGGGAAAATATATTAGCCAAGAATTATCGAGAACTAGGTTTAGAGGCATTGGTGGAGATTTCCATATCATAAACGGGGAGTTACAATCATCCGCCTTCCAAATTGTAAACTTTATTGATGATCTTCGTGAGAGAGGGATCGGGTTTTGGACGCCAACAAATGGGATATCGAGACAATTGGAGAATAACAGCCGAGTTAATTCCAATACCAAATTACTCAAGCCTGTCATTTGGCCCGGCGAAGGTCGATCAAAACCAAGGGGTTGGGATATTCCGTTGAAAGGAAAACGATTGAGGGTTGGAGTGCCTGTGAATGAGGGAGACGGAGACTTGGTGAAAGTTATAAGAGAAGAGAACACCAATGTGACCAAAGTTACTGGCTATTGTATTGATGTATTTGATGCTGTTATGGCTAGAATGCCATATTATGTTCCTTACGATTACATCCCTTTCGAGAACCCTAGTGGGAAGGCGATTGGTAACTACAATGACTTGGTGTACCAGGTTTTTCTCGGG AACTACGATGTCGTGGTTGGAGATGTGACGATATTAGCAAACAGATCTTTGTACGTGGATTTTACGTTACCATACATGGAGTCTCGGGTGATGATGATCATGCCCTACATGGACAAGAAAACTAAAAATCCTTTGGCTTTCTTGAAGCCATTAACATGGGATCTATGGGTCACTAGTGGGTGTTTCTTCATCTTCGTTGGATTTGTGATTTGGATTCTTGAACATAGATCGAACGGTGATTTTGGTGGCTCTCAACTTCGTCAAGTCAGCACTAGCTTTTGGTTCTCCTTCTCTATAATGTTCCTTACACATA GAGAACAGGTGGTTAGCAATTTGGCTAGACTAGTTGTGATCATATGGTGCTTTGTGGTTCTAATTTTGACCCAGAGCTACACGGCTAGCTTGACATCATGGATGACAGTTCAACAGCTCGAGCCATCAATTACAGATGTTCAAGATCTTATCAATAGAGGACAGAGTGTTGGATACCCTAAAGGCTCCTTTGTTTTGACCTACCTTACACATATGGGTTTTAAGGATTCTCAACTTAAGATGTACAAGTCAACTGAAGAATTGGATGCCATATTCTCGAACAAAAGTATACTCGCCGCGTTCGATGAAAGCCCTTATTTGAAGCAATTTGTTCTGAAATACTGCTCAAAGTATATAATGGACATGAGACCTATTTCTATGACTGGAGGCTTTGgattt GGTTTCCCGAAAGGATCACCATTGGTTCCCGATGTGTCTAGGGAGATCTTGAACGTGATTGAAAATGATCAAAAGATAGAGAAACTGGAAAAAGCATTGTTTAAGGATTGCCAACATCAAGATTCAAAAGTAGATTCAAACAGACTCAGTCTCGGGAATTTTTGGGCATTGTTCCTCATTGTTGGCGTTGCTTCTTCCTTCGCTGTCATTATATTCCTCGCCATGTTAATCTACGAGCATAGACATTTCTTGATGCAATACGATCTCAAATCTTGGCTGAAGAGAATGAAATACAAGGGGAAAAAAACCCACAAAGATAATATGGATCTTCACCAAATTGAAAATGATCATCATGATGATATTGGAGAGGTACTAGCACCAGTTGGTAATGTAACATTCACTCCATCCCCGGGTGCTCCCTTCATTCCTAGCAGGTCTAGTATTTCCGAAGACATGGACTTTGTCGATACGAGTGGAAGAGAACGCGAAACTTATTCAACCTTCGTGCCCGGGCCAAGCTCGTTTGGTCACGAAATCCAACTCCAAGAGATAATTGAAGTTCAAAATCAAGATAGACAAGGCCTGGCAGATATTCAAGAACTTACCCTAAGGATTCATTAA